Below is a window of Yimella sp. cx-51 DNA.
CTTGTCATGCCGACTTTCTATTACCCGGCGCCGACAACGCGAAGTGACCACAGCCTCGCGCACGGCGGACTGCCTCAGAGTCTGCCGGGGACGACGACACGCACGCCGAACCGCTCGAAATCACGGTCCATCGTCACGACCTCGGCGTCGTACTCGAGCGCGAGCGCCGCAAGATGCGCATCGGTCGTGAGGTTTCCGGCGACGCCTGACGGCGCCACGAGGCCAGCCAGGATTGACGCGTGCCGGGGCGTCGGCTCGGGCGTGAGTGCGCTCGGCTGTGCAAGCCAGGCCTGAACGAGGTCGGTTGCCTGGGCAGATGTCAGCGGGTGCTCAAAGATCCGCGGGTTGGTCGAAATGCGGATAAACCCCAGCAGACTCACCCAGGGCAAACCGACTCCTTCGGCGCCCTCTAGTGCATCGATCAGCCACGCGCGACACGCACTGTGAGGCGCAGATCCGGCATTGACCGCATACAAGAGGACATTCGTGTCGACGATCTTCATCGGCCGACGCGCAACTCCCGGACGATTTCCTCGTCCTCGAGTTCGCCGGCGATACGCGAGGCGTGGGTGAGGTCGACGAGTGGCGAGCCCATGTCGAAGCTGGGCATGACGAAATCGGCCCGAACACCCGACGACAGTCCGCGACGAACCGCCTGGTTCAGGGCTTCCTTGAAGGAGATACCACGCTCAGCCATCAGTCGCGCGATCATCGCCTCGACGTCCGACTCCAGCGTCACAGTGGTACGTGCCATTCGTGCATCATAGCATCATCTGTTTGATGCACTGATGCAACCAAGGCGCAGTTTGCCTCAACTCACGCTGCGCAAGTACTTCCCGAAGTGCGGCACGGTGAACGCGACGCGTCCGCGTTCGTTGGAGTAGACCAACCCCTTCTTCAGCAGCGCATCCCGCGCGGGAGAAAGAGACTGGGGTTTACGGCCGAGCACGTCGGCAACATCGGAGGTCAACACCGAGCCGACATCGTCCTTCTCGGCGTCGGGCAGCCGGCCGCCTGCCTCGGCCATCGCGCGTAAGTACTCCCGCTCCCCCGGCGTCGCGCGTTCGTAGCGGGAACCGAAGAAGCCGACGGCGAGGTCGGCCTCGGCCTGCGGCGCCGCGACCGCGACATCGGCGGCAGTGATCGGTGACTTCGGCGCCAACTCCCACACCACCTGGCCGTAGGCCTGGATGAAGTAGGGATAACCGCCGGTGACCTCGTACATCGCGGCGAGCGCGGCGTCCTCGAAGGCGGCGTCCTCGTCCTCCGCGGGGCCCTGCAAAGCGCGGTTCGCAGCGTCGATCGGCAGGCGGTCGATGCGGGCGTAGCGGAAGAGCCGCTCCGAGTACGACTTGGACGCAGACAGCACCGCCGGCAGGTGGGGCAGGCCGGCACCGACGACGATCACCGGCAGCCCCGACTGGCTGATCTCGTGGCATGCGGCGCACAGTGCCGAGATGTCCTCGGGGTGGAGGTCTTGCATCTCGTCGATGAAGATGCCGATGCCGCGCCCCATGTCGGCGGCCAATCCGCCTGCGTCCGAGAGCAATTCGACGAGGTCGATCTCGATGTCGCCGGAGTCGGCACGTCCGTTCACGGCCGGGACGTCGATGCCAGGGCTCCACTTGTCGCGCAGCTTCGCGTTGGGCGCAGCGTCCCGCTGGGCGAACGCCTTGATGACGCCGAGCACGTGGTCGACGTCGTCCGCTTGCTGGTGGCCGAGTTCACGCACGGCTTGGTGCAGCGCACTGGACAGCGGCCGGCGCAGTCGCTGATCGGGCCGGGCCTCGAACTTGCCCGTGCCCCACTTGGCACGCACCGCCTCTGAGCGAAGAGCGTTGAGCAGCACCGTCTTACCGACACCGCGCAGGCCGGTCAGCACGATCGAGCGCTCCGGGCGTCCACGGGCGACGCGCTGCAACACCACTTTGAACTGGTCGAGTTGCTCGTCACGGCCGGCCAGCTCCGGCGGACGCTGGCCGGCGCCGGGTGCATAGGGGTTTCGGATCGGGTCCATGGTCGAGCATTGTATGCGCGAATCTACGGAGTTCCCGATATTTGGCTAGCGTGTCACATCGATGTCTTCACGTCGCTCGCCTACCACCGCTGTGGCCACCGGCTCGAGGTGACCATGCCGCCTCGCGAGCTTGCGCGAGTACTCGACGAACCACGCATTCCACACCCCGAGCAGGGCGAAGGTGGCGACTTTCAGCACGGTCGTCGCCAGCACCGAGGCATCGATCGACATCGTCAGGATGATCACCACCGAGAGGATCGCGTCGAAGATGAGCCCGAAGCCCCACGCGAAAGTCATCAGGTACATCCCGCGGCGGAAGGCGAGTGATTCGTCCCAACCGCGCTGCAGATCGGCGCGAGAATGCTGATCATTACCCGCGATGCGCTTGGCGACCTGGTAGGTGAGCGGACGTCTGATCAGCGCCGAGCCGGTGAAGGCCAGGCCGGCCAGCCCTCCGCCGATCGCGCCCTTGAGCAGCATGAAGCGGGCGTCGCCGGTCCAGAAAGAGGCGATGAGTCCGGCGGTCAGCAGCACGAACATGAATGCCGCGAAGCCGTCGACCTCGCGCTGCTTCGCGATCACTTGGATGTTGCGGATGGCCGAGGCGATGGTCGCCAGCAGCAACGCGATCGTCTGCGTCGCACCGGCCGCGCGTGCGGCGTAATAGGCGCCGACCGGAATCGCGACGTCGATCAGCAGCATTGCGCCGAGGCCGCGCATCGCGATGTGCGGCGCATACTGACCACCCTCGGCCATCTGCGCCTTCTGCCATTGCCACGCCCGACTGATCGGGTTCATCGAAGCTGTCGATCCACGACGGCCATCGTGGCACGCGCCCCCGACGAGAACGCTGTGTTCGAGTTGATCGGACTCTCTAAGTAGATCTAGTCAGAACGCTAGTCTCAACTAGTCGATGCAATCAGCCGCGCAGGAAGCCTCGCAGCGCCGCGATCCAGCGGCCGAACACGTCCAGATGAGCGCCATCGCGGCCCCGAGTGCTCGACGCAATATCCACTCCGCAAACCTGACCCGCGAGTGACAGGATCGACCGGTGAGCAGCGAGCCGAAACAACCGCACCTGAACGCTCCGTCGACCGTCCGCACCAAGAGCCTCGTCCTGCGTCCGATCACGGCGGCTGATACGACCGACCCGCGAATCTTGAAGTGGCACACGGACGCCGAGGGTTATGAGCTCATGGCGGAGTCGCCTCGTACGCCCGACGAGGCGTCGGAGTCGCTGCAGCTGTGGCACGAGGGCTGGGAAGCGGACGGCCTCAGCTACTGGATCGCCGAGCATGACGGGGTGCCGGTGGGCATCGGTGGGCTGCGGCACATGAACTACCAGAATCACCCGCACCTGAATCTCTACTATCGCCTCGACCGGGCGGCCCGAGGTCGTGGCTACGGCCGCGAGATCGCCTCCGCTGCAACGGCATTCGCGCTGGAGTGGCTGCCGCAGTTGCCTGTGACCTCGCGCATCGCACCGCGCAACATCCCTTCTCTGCGCACGATCCAGCGCGCCGGCATGATCGGGCTCGGCCCTTTCCGCATGCCGCACGACCCGTCCGACGAGCCGGACAATCTGCTCTTCGAGAGCCCAGTCATCCGCCTCGGCATCGGCGAGGCGTACGAGGAGGTGCTCGACCTCTGGTGCCGGGTCAACGCCGACGGTGGTGCGGTGGGCTGGGAGGGCGAAGCGCCCGTCGACGAGGTGAGGCGAGTGCTCGACGCACATCTCGCAGCGGATGGCGCCACTCTGGTGCGACTTCACGCGCCGAACCACGACACCTGGTCGGACGCCACCCAGATCGGCGACCTGCTGGGCTTCGGCGTCGTGCAGCGCGGCACGTGGTTTTCGACTGCGCACCGCGCCACGCTCTACCGGGTCATGACCGACCCAGACCTTCGCGGCCGCAACCTCGGCGCCCTACTCATGGGCGCGTTGCATGGTGTGGCGCGCCGCGACGGAGTGGAGATCTGCGAGATCGGCTACCGCGGAGGCACCGGACTGGAGAGCTTCTACGAGCGTTTCGGCTACCGCGAGACCGGCCGGGTTGTCGGCGGGTTGAGGTTCAGCTGGGGCGATGAAGACGACGTCGCGATGGCCCGCCCGCTCTGATGATCACTGATGATCGGCGTCTATTCACTTTTTGATAGACACCCTTAGTCGGCGCGATCGACCTGCTCAGCCGACCGTCACGCCTGCAACTTCTGCACGACCTTCTCGATGGTCAGCCAGGTGCGGGTGGTGATGTTCTTGCCGTAGGTCTTCTCCAGCCACCGCATGAACTCCGGCGTCCGCCCCGGCTCGCTGTTGTCGACCACGGTGAGAAACGCCCGCGCCGCCGGGTCGAAGCCGATGACCTTCGTCCGTGGATCAGGGTCGTCCGGAAGCTTGCCCGGAGCCGGTGCGCCATCCTTGACGAAGGTCGCGATGAGATAGCTGCCGCGGCCATGGGTGAGGCCCGCGAACGGGTCGGACTCCATGAGCTCAAGCAGTTCGTCCAGCGATCGCACGATCGTGCCGCCGTCGATGCCGAGCGTGCTGCGCAGCGCGTGCTGGATCGCCAGCTCCATGGCCGGCCCGGCCGGATCATCGGTGTGGAACACGATGTTGCCACTGGCGAGCACCGAACCCACCCGCTCATACCCGAGCCGCTCGAACACCGCCCGGAGCTTGTCGTTCTTCATGTTCGGGTTGGACGGCATGATTCCGCGCAGCAACGCGACGTAGGCGGTCATACGCCGACCTTTCCACGCCCCGCCGACACCCTCAACAGAATCCGCCGGTCAGCAGTTTCCGGCAGGTAGTCTCACGCGAGGCGGGTGACCTCGAAGCGTCCGCTCGGGTGGGCGATCTGCTCCTGCGAGCCGACGATCTGGATCTCGCGAGCGCCGGAGGCGTGCGTGGTCTCCATGATCCCGAACACCGAATCCGCCGTCGCCGCAAGCGCTTCCGGGGCCGACTCGGTGAGCAGGTGTGCCAGGAAGATCGCGGTAGTGGCATCACCGGCGCCGACGACGTACATCGGCAGCAGCGGAGTGGTGACGATCCACGCACCCTCGCCGTTGACGACCGCGAGTTGCACCGAATCAGCCGGCGTCTCGTCGGTCTGCACCGAGGTGACCAGCACCGTTTCCGGTCCGCGGGCGCGGATGTCCTGAGCGGCGTCCAGCACGTCCTTGACCGAGGCGATGGTGCGACCGGTCAAGAACTCCAGCTCGAACTGGTTGGGCGTGATGACGTCGGCCGCCGGCACCACCTGGTCGCGCATGAACTCCGGAATGCCCGGGCGCACGAAGAAGCCGCGACCGACATCCCCCATCACCGGGTCGGCGCAGTAGATCGCCTTGGGGTTGGCGGCCTTCACGCGCGCGGCGGCGTCGAGGATCACCTCACCGATCGTGTCGGCACCCATGTAGCCCGAGAGCACGGCGTCACACTCGGGCAGCACGCCCCGCTCCTCGATGCCGGTGATCACGTCGCGCACGGTGTCAGGCTCGAAGACCGGTCCGCGCCATTCGCCGTAACCGGTGTGATTGCTGAAGTGCACCGTATAGACCGGCCACACCTCGTGCCCCAGGCGCTGCAGCGGGAACACCGCCGAGGAGTTACCGGCGTGACCGTAGGCGACCGAGCTCTGGATCGACATGATCTTCATTCCGGCGATGGTAGTGGCGCCCGCCGCCCACCAACATTCGAGATGGGCGATCCGGACGACACGAGGAAGCGCGCGGTTTGCCAGACTGGCCGCATGAGCGAAGAGCTGCACCCCAAGGAGATCGCCGACGACGCCGTCATGGTGGACGTGCGTGAGCAGGACGAGTGGGACGCCGGACACGCGCCGGGCGCCGTGCACATTCCGCTCGGCGAACTGCCCGAGCGCCTCGGCGAACTGCCCGACGGCGACCCGCTGCCGGTGATTTGCCGCTCGGGCAACCGTTCGGGGCGCGCCGTCCAGTGGCTGGAGCACCAGGGTTTCGACGTCGTCAACGTAACCGGCGGCATGAAGCAGTGGGCCTTCGAGGGCAAGCAGATCGTCAGCGATCAGGGCGGCGAGCCGACCGTCATCTGAGCGGTCCGGGCACGAGCCCACCGGGCGAATCCGCGTGAGTTTGTGGGGTTCGTACGCGTCGCGAACCCCACAAACTCACGCCGATTTGGCGGTCTACTTCAGCAGGCGTGACATGCGCCGGTCGGCCAGCGGCTTGCCGCCGGTCTGACAGGTGGCGCAGTACTGCATGGAGCGATCGGCGAAAGACACCTCTCGCACCACGTCGCCGCACTCCGGACACTCCTGCCCAGTGCGGCCGTGCACCCGCATGCCGGCCCGTTTGGCGTCCTTGAGTTCGGCCGCGGGCTTGCCGGACGCCGCTTCGATCGCGCCGCTGAGCGTGTCTCTCATTGCCTCATAGAGCCGCGAAACCTTTTCTGCGTCAAGCGAATCGGCCTTGGCGTAGGGCGAGATCTTGGCGACGTGCAGCACCTCGTCGGAGTAGGCATTGCCCACGCCCGCGATCACCGACTGGTCGCGCAGCACCCCCTTGATCTGCGCCTTCTTGCCAGCCAGCAACGCCGCGAAGCTCTCCACCGTGAAGTCGTCCGACAACGCGTCCGGACCGAGGGATGCGATCTGCGGAATCTCCGCCACAGGGTCTTTGACGATGTACGCCGCCAGCCGCTTCTGAGTGCCCTGCTCGGTCAGGTCGAAGGCCGAGCCGTCCTCGAAGCTGACCCGCAACGCGATCGGCGTCTTGCTGCCGGGCCGCAACCGCGTGGCCGGCGCCTTGTCGTACCACCGCAACCAACCCGCGCGAGAGAGATGGAAGACCAGGTGCAGGCCGTCGACGTCGACGTCGATCCACTTGCCGTGTCGGCGGACGTCCGTCACGAAGAGCCCGCACAACGCTTGCGGCGCAGGCGAATACGTCTTCAGGACGTTGAAGGAGGCGAGTTCGACATCGGCCACCGCGACGCCTTCCACGCGCTGCCGAAGGAACCCGGCGAGCGCTTCGACCTCGGGCAGCTCAGGCATGCGACTTACCGGTCATGAGCGTGCGCAGCTGCGCCAACTGCTCGAACAACGCGTACCCGTCGGCGCCCTCCGCCTTGAACGTGGGCGACTCGCGGCCGTCGTCGCGCGAGACCGGCGTTCCGTGCGAGAGCATCTGCTGGGTGACGGTGAGCTGCCGGATCGCGATTGCTCGCACATTGGCCGGGTGGTCAGCAGCGAACTCGTCGTAGATGGCCGGGTCGTGCTGCCCGTCGTCCCCGACCAGCAGCCAGCGGATGTTCGGGAATTCGTCTGCGAGGCGGCGTAGCTGGGTGCGCTTGTGCTCGCGTCCGCTGCGAAAGATCGAGGTCTCGGTGGCGCCCCAATCGGTCAGCAGCAGAGCGCCATTGGGGAAGCCGTGCCGCTGCAGGAAGCGGGTGAGGTTGGGTGCGGTGTTCCAGGCGCCGGTCGAGAGGTAGACCATCGGCGACCCCGGGTTGTGCGCCAACAGCGAGCGGTAGAGCGCCGACATTCCAGGGACGACGCGGCGGGTGTTTTCCACTCGGACGAAGGTGTTGTACGCGGCGATCATCGGCCGCGGCAACGAGGTGATCAGGCAGGTGTCGTCGATGTCGCTGACGATGCCGAAGCGGATCTCGTCGGAGATGAGCTGGATCGGCGCGGTCGAACGCGCCTCGCCGCAGGTGATTCGTGCGTGATGCCAGCCCGACGCGAGGCCGTGGTCGGTGAGCACGA
It encodes the following:
- a CDS encoding type II toxin-antitoxin system VapC family toxin; protein product: MKIVDTNVLLYAVNAGSAPHSACRAWLIDALEGAEGVGLPWVSLLGFIRISTNPRIFEHPLTSAQATDLVQAWLAQPSALTPEPTPRHASILAGLVAPSGVAGNLTTDAHLAALALEYDAEVVTMDRDFERFGVRVVVPGRL
- a CDS encoding antitoxin, encoding MARTTVTLESDVEAMIARLMAERGISFKEALNQAVRRGLSSGVRADFVMPSFDMGSPLVDLTHASRIAGELEDEEIVRELRVGR
- a CDS encoding ATP-binding protein; this encodes MDPIRNPYAPGAGQRPPELAGRDEQLDQFKVVLQRVARGRPERSIVLTGLRGVGKTVLLNALRSEAVRAKWGTGKFEARPDQRLRRPLSSALHQAVRELGHQQADDVDHVLGVIKAFAQRDAAPNAKLRDKWSPGIDVPAVNGRADSGDIEIDLVELLSDAGGLAADMGRGIGIFIDEMQDLHPEDISALCAACHEISQSGLPVIVVGAGLPHLPAVLSASKSYSERLFRYARIDRLPIDAANRALQGPAEDEDAAFEDAALAAMYEVTGGYPYFIQAYGQVVWELAPKSPITAADVAVAAPQAEADLAVGFFGSRYERATPGEREYLRAMAEAGGRLPDAEKDDVGSVLTSDVADVLGRKPQSLSPARDALLKKGLVYSNERGRVAFTVPHFGKYLRSVS
- a CDS encoding VC0807 family protein, with protein sequence MNPISRAWQWQKAQMAEGGQYAPHIAMRGLGAMLLIDVAIPVGAYYAARAAGATQTIALLLATIASAIRNIQVIAKQREVDGFAAFMFVLLTAGLIASFWTGDARFMLLKGAIGGGLAGLAFTGSALIRRPLTYQVAKRIAGNDQHSRADLQRGWDESLAFRRGMYLMTFAWGFGLIFDAILSVVIILTMSIDASVLATTVLKVATFALLGVWNAWFVEYSRKLARRHGHLEPVATAVVGERREDIDVTR
- a CDS encoding GNAT family N-acetyltransferase, with product MSSEPKQPHLNAPSTVRTKSLVLRPITAADTTDPRILKWHTDAEGYELMAESPRTPDEASESLQLWHEGWEADGLSYWIAEHDGVPVGIGGLRHMNYQNHPHLNLYYRLDRAARGRGYGREIASAATAFALEWLPQLPVTSRIAPRNIPSLRTIQRAGMIGLGPFRMPHDPSDEPDNLLFESPVIRLGIGEAYEEVLDLWCRVNADGGAVGWEGEAPVDEVRRVLDAHLAADGATLVRLHAPNHDTWSDATQIGDLLGFGVVQRGTWFSTAHRATLYRVMTDPDLRGRNLGALLMGALHGVARRDGVEICEIGYRGGTGLESFYERFGYRETGRVVGGLRFSWGDEDDVAMARPL
- a CDS encoding DUF1697 domain-containing protein, coding for MTAYVALLRGIMPSNPNMKNDKLRAVFERLGYERVGSVLASGNIVFHTDDPAGPAMELAIQHALRSTLGIDGGTIVRSLDELLELMESDPFAGLTHGRGSYLIATFVKDGAPAPGKLPDDPDPRTKVIGFDPAARAFLTVVDNSEPGRTPEFMRWLEKTYGKNITTRTWLTIEKVVQKLQA
- the pdxY gene encoding pyridoxal kinase PdxY, with translation MKIMSIQSSVAYGHAGNSSAVFPLQRLGHEVWPVYTVHFSNHTGYGEWRGPVFEPDTVRDVITGIEERGVLPECDAVLSGYMGADTIGEVILDAAARVKAANPKAIYCADPVMGDVGRGFFVRPGIPEFMRDQVVPAADVITPNQFELEFLTGRTIASVKDVLDAAQDIRARGPETVLVTSVQTDETPADSVQLAVVNGEGAWIVTTPLLPMYVVGAGDATTAIFLAHLLTESAPEALAATADSVFGIMETTHASGAREIQIVGSQEQIAHPSGRFEVTRLA
- a CDS encoding rhodanese-like domain-containing protein, encoding MSEELHPKEIADDAVMVDVREQDEWDAGHAPGAVHIPLGELPERLGELPDGDPLPVICRSGNRSGRAVQWLEHQGFDVVNVTGGMKQWAFEGKQIVSDQGGEPTVI
- a CDS encoding Fpg/Nei family DNA glycosylase translates to MPELPEVEALAGFLRQRVEGVAVADVELASFNVLKTYSPAPQALCGLFVTDVRRHGKWIDVDVDGLHLVFHLSRAGWLRWYDKAPATRLRPGSKTPIALRVSFEDGSAFDLTEQGTQKRLAAYIVKDPVAEIPQIASLGPDALSDDFTVESFAALLAGKKAQIKGVLRDQSVIAGVGNAYSDEVLHVAKISPYAKADSLDAEKVSRLYEAMRDTLSGAIEAASGKPAAELKDAKRAGMRVHGRTGQECPECGDVVREVSFADRSMQYCATCQTGGKPLADRRMSRLLK
- a CDS encoding App1 family protein; the protein is MGSKHPAAHAEDAFNDALGWVLGKRGFRTRVLAFAGYGSPRFARVMGRIVLSRHDSEELIDPLNEQSRRGIRAFLAAPQDDQLVTVQLGDAQIEVVSDRGGYFDVVLTDHGLASGWHHARITCGEARSTAPIQLISDEIRFGIVSDIDDTCLITSLPRPMIAAYNTFVRVENTRRVVPGMSALYRSLLAHNPGSPMVYLSTGAWNTAPNLTRFLQRHGFPNGALLLTDWGATETSIFRSGREHKRTQLRRLADEFPNIRWLLVGDDGQHDPAIYDEFAADHPANVRAIAIRQLTVTQQMLSHGTPVSRDDGRESPTFKAEGADGYALFEQLAQLRTLMTGKSHA